From the genome of Triticum aestivum cultivar Chinese Spring chromosome 3B, IWGSC CS RefSeq v2.1, whole genome shotgun sequence, one region includes:
- the LOC123067749 gene encoding uncharacterized protein: MASPSLLTVHLRGSASPPDAASSVAIEVEGGDGVDLAQVGLALGLDPATVGLNGYFLSCGSGYVSLAVTWGELLAFFATGRQPTGADPDAPVAVDGGPVPSPPGAPPFPGRFHVCIVTFSVPLDVSSNLLTAVL; encoded by the coding sequence ATGGCTTCGCCGTCGCTCCTGACCGTGCACCTGCGCGGGTCTGcttcgccgcccgacgccgcctcgtCGGTGGCGATCGAGGtggagggaggcgacggggtggaCCTCGCCCAGGTGGGCCTCGCGCTGGGGCTGGACCCGGCCACTGTCGGCCTCAACGGCTACTTCCTAAGCTGCGGCTCCGGCTACGTTTCCTTGGCGGTCACCTGGGGCGAGCTCCTCGCCTTCTTCGCCACGGGCCGGCAGCCCACGGGTGCCGACCCCGACGCGCCCGTCGCCGTTGACGGAGGGCCCGTACCTTCTCCGCCAGGTGCGCCTCCCTTTCCGGGAAGATTCCATGTTTGCATCGTGACATTTAGCGTGCCACTAGATGTCAGTAGCAACCTGTTGACTGCTGTTCTCTGA
- the LOC123066184 gene encoding eudesmanediol synthase: MAPSIQAASVVNCHEIVTKADGSNTVQVAAGGVDTSEKFAPSVWGDFFVTYVPPISQRSEDWMRERAEQLKGQVRQAFKGSKDAMTGADALTYVDTLERLGIDNHFREEIEEALSLVHVEQVETDGSNSLHITALKFRLLRQHGLWASEDVFDKFREDQGSFSESVGGDPRGLLSLYNAAHMATPGEVALDDAISFARGHLEAIKGNVGSPIAEQISRALDIPLPRFTRRIETMHYIDEYEQEGVYDGMLLELSRLNFNLIRILHLKELKDLSLWWRDLYETVKLPYARDRMVEIYFWTCGMLHEEEYSRARILFAKVFGMVSLLDDTFDVHATLEECHKLNEAMQRWDENEVSILPEYLHMLYIKTLGNFKEFEDALEPNHKYRMAYIKKAYKLSSEYYLREAVLSSKKYRPSFKEHEEISIMTSGLPMLTLVTLMGYGDVASQEVFEWVDRVPGMVRAGSQVTRFLNDMSSYKLGKHKKDMPSAVECYMIENDSTGDEAMAAVAALLENRWRILNQVTMEIDRALLPAAQVVVNMARTNEIIYLKGRDAYTFGSDLKDLVTTLFLNPVPL, from the exons ATGGCGCCCTCGATCCAGGCTGCTTCTGTCGTGAACTGCCACGAGATCGTGACCAAGGCCGATGGCAGCAACACTGTGCAGGTGGCCGCCGGTGGCGTTGATACTAGCGAGAAGTTTGCTCCCTCTGTGTGGGGTGACTTCTTTGTCACCTACGTCCCTCCTATCTCACag AGGTCGGAGGATTGGATGAGGGAGAGGGCGGAGCAACTCAAAGGGCAAGTACGTCAGGCGTTCAAGGGGAGCAAGGACGCCATGACTGGAGCCGATGCACTAACATATGTGGACACACTTGAACGACTAGGCATAGACAATCACTTCCGTGAAGAGATTGAAGAGGCACTAAGCCTTGTCCATGTAGAGCAGGTGGAGACTGACGGCTCCAATAGCCTACACATCACCGCACTTAAGTTTCGCCTACTTCGGCAACATGGACTTTGGGCATCTGAGG ATGTATTCGATAAATTCAGAGAGGACCAAGGTAGTTTCAGCGAAAGCGTTGGCGGTGACCCGAGGGGCCTTTTGAGCTTGTACAATGCAGCTCACATGGCAACACCAGGTGAGGTCGCTCTTGATGATGCCATCTCCTTTGCAAGGGGCCACCTGGAGGCTATCAAAGGCAACGTCGGATCACCAATTGCAGAGCAGATCTCCCGTGCCCTAGACATCCCCCTCCCACGGTTCACAAGAAGGATTGAAACCATGCACTACATTGATGAGTATGAGCAGGAAGGGGTGTACGATGGCATGTTGCTAGAGCTTTCGAGGCTGAACTTTAACCTCATTAGGATCCTTCACCTCAAGGAGCTCAAGGACCTCTCATT ATGGTGGAGGGACCTATATGAGACCGTGAAGCTACCATATGCTCGTGACCGTATGGTGGAGATCTACTTTTGGACATGTGGAATGCTCCATGAGGAGGAGTACTCTCGTGCACGGATCCTATTCGCCAAGGTGTTTGGAATGGTGTCGCTTCTAGATGATACTTTTGATGTCCATGCCACATTAGAGGAGTGTCACAAGCTCAATGAAGCAATGCAAAG ATGGGATGAAAATGAGGTTTCTATTCTACCGGAATATCTTCACATGTTGTACATCAAAACTCTCGGCAATTTCAAAGAGTTTGAGGATGCATTGGAACCAAACCACAAGTATCGCATGGCCTACATTAAAAAAGCG TACAAGCTGTCATCAGAATATTACCTACGTGAGGCTGTCTTGTCTAGCAAGAAATATCGGCCGAGCTTCAAGGAACATGAGGAGATATCTATTATGACCTCGGGTCTACCGATGCTTACTCTCGTGACACTAATGGGATATGGTGATGTGGCAAGCCAAGAGGTATTTGAATGGGTAGACAGAGTTCCTGGAATGGTCCGCGCTGGTTCACAGGTCACTCGCTTCCTCAACGACATGTCTTCTTACAAG TTGGGAAAGCACAAGAAGGATATGCCTAGCGCCGTGGAGTGCTACATGATAGAGAACGACTCAACAGGTGATGAAGCTATGGCGGCTGTCGCCGCACTCCTAGAGAATAGGTGGAGAATATTGAACCAGGTGACCATGGAGATAGACCGTGCACTGTTGCCGGCAGCACAGGTGGTGGTGAACATGGCAAGGACAAACGAGATCATTTATCTCAAAGGAAGGGATGCCTACACCTTTGGTAGCGACCTAAAGGACCTCGTCACCACACTCTTTCTCAATCCGGTACCCCTTTAG